TGCAAGGGTATCGTTCATTTATGATCAGATTACTCAAATCAATGACCAGCTTAAACGCAAAGGCAGCACATTGCTGGTGGAGTATGGCAGCCCTTTTGAGGTATGGAAAAAGCTGATCAGTAAATATCAGGTCAAAAAGGTTTACACAAACCATGATTATGAACCCTATGCGGTTGACAGAGACAAAAACATATCTTCGCTGTTGGCTAAAAATGATATTGAGTTTAAAACTTATAAGGACCAGGTTTTGCTCGAAAAATCGGAGGTACTAAAGGACAATGGAGATCCCTATGTGGTCTTTACCCCTTATAGCAGGCAGTGGCACAGCACTATTTCAGACAAGAACTATGAATCGGTGCCATCTGCCCTGCACTTTAAAAATTTTGCACAGAGGAAGTCTGAAAAGCCGCTAAGCCTTGAAAACATGGGATTCAGGCCTTCAGGCATGGATATCCCCTCCTCTAATTTAACAGATGTCACGCTGGAGCACTATAAAGAGCGTCGTGATTATCCTGCTATGGATGGCACTTCCCGCCTTGGCATACATCTTCGATTCGGTACAGTCAGCATCAGAAAATTAGCTGACGAGGCCAGGCAAAAAAGTAAAGTTTATCTGAATGAGCTCATTTGGCGCGAGTTTTATCAGATGATACTCTGGCACTTCCCAAGGGTAGTGGATGAAAACTTCCAGACGAAATATAATAGTCTGAACTGGCGCAATAGTGAGAAGGAATTTGAAGCCTGGTGCAACGGACAAACAGGTTACCCGATTGTAGATGCCGGCATGCGGGAGCTTAACTCCACGGGCTATATGCACAACCGGGTCAGGATGATAGTGGCCAGCTTCCTCACCAAGCACCTGCTGATAGACTGGCGCTGGGGTGAGGCTTATTTTGCAAAGAAATTGCTGGACTATGAGCTGGCTTCTAACAACGGGGGGTGGCAGTGGGCTGCCGGTACAGGTGTAGATGCAGCACCATACTTCAGGGTATTTAACCCTGAGCTGCAAACTAAAAAATTTGATCCTGAGCTGAAGTATATCAGGCAATGGGTACCGGAGTTTCAGGAGCTTAGCTATCCCAAGCCAATAGTGGAACATAAAACAGCACGCGAACGAGCTATTAAAACCTATAAAGAGGCTTTGGGGTCATGAAAATTTTGCTTACAGGTTCAACCGGCTATATAGGACGGCGGCTACTTCCGATACTGGTAGACGAAGGCCACCATGTAGTTTGCCTGGTACGGGACAGACACCGGTTTGACTGGGAGGATTTCGATGAGGAATTTTTGAAACACGTAAGTGTAATTGAGGCCGATCTTGAGAAAAAGAAAAGCCTTGAGGATTTGCCACAGGATATTGACGCAGCCTACTATCTGGTACACTCCATGAGTAGCTCTTATGCAGACTTTTCTATCTCAGAGAAAAATACAGCTCTAAATTTTGCCTCATACCTGAAGGGCACTTCCGCCCGACAGATCATATATCTCAGCGGCATTGTCAATGACCATGAACTTTCCGAGCACCTAAGCTCAAGGAAGAATGTTGAAGATTTCCTAAAAACCTCAGAAAAGCCACTGACCGTGTTAAGGGCAGCAATTATTATTGGATCCGGAAGTGCATCTTTTGAGATTATCAGAGACCTTGTGGAGAAGCTACCTGTAATGGTTGCCCCCAAATGGCTTAAAACCAGGTGCCAGCCCATCGGTATTCGTAATGTAATCCAGTACCTGGTGGGTGTGCTAAACAATGAGAATACTTTTAATCAGGTTTATGATATCGGCGGCCCCGATGTATTGTCATACAAGCAAATGTTGATGGAATATGCTTTGGTAAGGAAGCTTAAAAGGTTTATTATCACTGTCCCGGTGCTTTCTCCAAAATTATCTTCACTATGGTTGTATTTTGTGACCTCTACCTCTTATCCGCTCGCACGCAATCTGGTAGATAGCATGAGACACAATGTAGTGGCAAAGCTTGGCGACATAGACAAACAGGTGGTCATACAAAGATACTCATACCGTGAGGCTCTGGAAATGGCTTTTAGCAGGATCAGCCAAAAAAATGTTATCTCCAGCTGGAAAGATGCCATTTCTAACGAAGGTATGAACCATAGCTTTCGCAACTTTATTGAAGTCCCCCGACACGGGTGCTTTAATGATGTCAGAATGGTAGAATTCGAAACTGATATCCATGAGGTAAAGAAAAAGCTTTGGTCTATCGGAGGAACGAATGGCTGGTACTATGGAAACTTCCTTTGGGAGATCAGAGGTTTCTTAGATAAAGCCGTCGGAGGTGTTGGGCTAAGAAGGGGCAGGAGAAGTCCTACTGAATTAAAAGCAGGTGATGCTCTGGATTTCTGGCGTGTGCTGCTGGCCAGTGAAAAGGATCGAAAACTATTGCTATATGCAGAAATGAAGCTACCGGGCGAAGCCTGGCTGGAGTTCCATATTAAGGAAACCAAAGGCAAGAAGTTATTAATGCAGAAAGCAACTTTCCGGCCACTGGGTATTTGGGGCCGCATATATTGGTACTGTGTGCTGCCCTTTCATTTTCTCATATTTCCTGGCATGGCTTCAAGAATTGTAAAAGTATAACAGCGCAATGCCTGACTTGATACTATAGCTCAATATCAAAATGAAAATATACAACATCAAAAGGACACAATATTTACCTATCAAACTATCAGAGGCCTGGGAGTTTTTTTCTACTCCTGCCAACTTAAACAAAATAACACCTGAGCATATGGGCTTTGAGATCAGGTACGCTTCCGGTGGAAAAAAAATGTATCCCGGCCAGCTCATTTGTTATAAAGTAAACATTTTGCCCGGTGTACCGGTTGACTGGGTAACTGAGATTACGCATGTTCAGGAACCGCACTATTTTGTAGACGAACAAAGATTCGGGCCTTATGCGCTTTGGCATCATCAGCATCATTTCAGAGAGGTTAAGGATGGAGTAGAGATGGTTGATG
This region of Fulvivirga ulvae genomic DNA includes:
- a CDS encoding SRPBCC family protein codes for the protein MKIYNIKRTQYLPIKLSEAWEFFSTPANLNKITPEHMGFEIRYASGGKKMYPGQLICYKVNILPGVPVDWVTEITHVQEPHYFVDEQRFGPYALWHHQHHFREVKDGVEMVDEVNYAIPYGIIGRMANRIFVGKEVKTIFDHRYKVLQDYFQNRIIKA
- a CDS encoding SDR family oxidoreductase, coding for MKILLTGSTGYIGRRLLPILVDEGHHVVCLVRDRHRFDWEDFDEEFLKHVSVIEADLEKKKSLEDLPQDIDAAYYLVHSMSSSYADFSISEKNTALNFASYLKGTSARQIIYLSGIVNDHELSEHLSSRKNVEDFLKTSEKPLTVLRAAIIIGSGSASFEIIRDLVEKLPVMVAPKWLKTRCQPIGIRNVIQYLVGVLNNENTFNQVYDIGGPDVLSYKQMLMEYALVRKLKRFIITVPVLSPKLSSLWLYFVTSTSYPLARNLVDSMRHNVVAKLGDIDKQVVIQRYSYREALEMAFSRISQKNVISSWKDAISNEGMNHSFRNFIEVPRHGCFNDVRMVEFETDIHEVKKKLWSIGGTNGWYYGNFLWEIRGFLDKAVGGVGLRRGRRSPTELKAGDALDFWRVLLASEKDRKLLLYAEMKLPGEAWLEFHIKETKGKKLLMQKATFRPLGIWGRIYWYCVLPFHFLIFPGMASRIVKV
- a CDS encoding cryptochrome/photolyase family protein, which translates into the protein MDLVNIFWFRRDLRLDDNVGLFRALSDDLPVLPLFIFDSNILNDLEDRRDARVSFIYDQITQINDQLKRKGSTLLVEYGSPFEVWKKLISKYQVKKVYTNHDYEPYAVDRDKNISSLLAKNDIEFKTYKDQVLLEKSEVLKDNGDPYVVFTPYSRQWHSTISDKNYESVPSALHFKNFAQRKSEKPLSLENMGFRPSGMDIPSSNLTDVTLEHYKERRDYPAMDGTSRLGIHLRFGTVSIRKLADEARQKSKVYLNELIWREFYQMILWHFPRVVDENFQTKYNSLNWRNSEKEFEAWCNGQTGYPIVDAGMRELNSTGYMHNRVRMIVASFLTKHLLIDWRWGEAYFAKKLLDYELASNNGGWQWAAGTGVDAAPYFRVFNPELQTKKFDPELKYIRQWVPEFQELSYPKPIVEHKTARERAIKTYKEALGS